The stretch of DNA ATTCCTTGGCTTATCTGTTGGAGGTGTTTTAAAACCTGAAATGTTAAAAACAATGAACGATAATCCCATTGTTTTTGCATTAGCTAACCCAAATCCCGAAATTACTGTTGAAGACGCATTAGCTACTCGTAAAGATGTTTTAATGGCTACCGGAAGATCAGATTATCCAAATCAAATAAATAATGTATTGGGATTCCCTTATATTTTTCGTGGGGCATTAGATGTTAGAGCAACCGGCATTAATGAAGAGATGAAAGTAGCAGCAGCATATGCACTTGCCGATTTAGCAAAAGAGCCTGTTCCTGAAGAAGTAAATCAAGCCTTCCAAAGCGGAAATCTTACTTTTGGTCCCGATTATCTTATCCCAAAACCTACCGATCCTCGCTTAATAGAAACTATTGCTCCTGCTGTTGCTAAAGCAGCTATGGATTCAGGTATTGCTAAAAATCCAATTAAAAACTGGGATGTATATAAAGAAAGTTTACGCACCCGTTTAGGTATAGGAAATCCTTTAATTCGTCAAATTAAGGCAAAAGCAAAAAAACAATTAAAAAGAATTGTTTTTGCCGATGCCGAGAATTATAAAATATTAAAAGCTGCTGAGATAATTATTAACGAAAAGTTAGCAACACCTATACTCTTAGGTAATAAAGATGTAATTATCAATATCGCTAAAGAGAATAATTTAGAACTTAATGGTGTTAAGATTATTGATCCTATTGACGACAAACAACTCAAGTTGCGTTCACAATTTGCCGAGTTATTATTCGAAAAAAGAAAACGCAAAGGAATGTCTTTAGAAGACACTACGGATAAAATGAGACAACGTTCTTATTTTGCTCCGGCAATGGTTCAGTACGGCTTAGCCGACGGTGTTGTTTTAGGTCATACCAAAAGTTATCCCGAAGCCATTCGCCCTGCATTACAAGTAATTGGAAAAGCAGATAATGTTAAATTAGTATCCGGAATGTATATTTTCATTTCCAAAAAAGGACCTTATTTCTTAGCAGATACTACAGTTAATAAAAACCCTTCTGTTGAACAGTTAATAGAAATCACTTTACAAACAGCTCAATCAATTCGTCATTTCGGGGTTGAACCTCGCATTGCTCTTCTGTCATATTCTAATTTTGGATCTAATGAGGGCTTTTCGCCAAATACTATGCGTGAAGTAGCAGCCTATCTGCATAAAAATCATCCCGATATAATTGTTGATGGAGAAATGCAAGCGAATTTTGCTTTAAATAAAGAACTACTTAAACGTAAGTTCCCATTTTCAAAATTAGCTGAATCAGGAGCAAATACATTAATATTTCCCAACCTTTCTTCAGGCAATATTGCCTATAAATTATTGCA from Bacteroidales bacterium encodes:
- a CDS encoding NADP-dependent malic enzyme; its protein translation is MDNLFKRDALKYHSEGRPGKIEVVPTTTHSTMRDLSLAYSPGVAEPCLEIEKNPEDAYKYTALGNLVAVISNGTAVLGLGDIGAQAGKPVMEGKGLLFKIYADIDVFDIEVDTKDVDKFIETVKMIAPTFGGINLEDIKAPECFEIERRLKEELDIPLMHDDQHGTAIISSAGLLNAVEVLGKKIGDIKVVVNGAGASAISCTRLYKKLGVNPENIIMCDSRGVIRKDRPNLSTEKAEFATNKDINTLAEAINGADLFLGLSVGGVLKPEMLKTMNDNPIVFALANPNPEITVEDALATRKDVLMATGRSDYPNQINNVLGFPYIFRGALDVRATGINEEMKVAAAYALADLAKEPVPEEVNQAFQSGNLTFGPDYLIPKPTDPRLIETIAPAVAKAAMDSGIAKNPIKNWDVYKESLRTRLGIGNPLIRQIKAKAKKQLKRIVFADAENYKILKAAEIIINEKLATPILLGNKDVIINIAKENNLELNGVKIIDPIDDKQLKLRSQFAELLFEKRKRKGMSLEDTTDKMRQRSYFAPAMVQYGLADGVVLGHTKSYPEAIRPALQVIGKADNVKLVSGMYIFISKKGPYFLADTTVNKNPSVEQLIEITLQTAQSIRHFGVEPRIALLSYSNFGSNEGFSPNTMREVAAYLHKNHPDIIVDGEMQANFALNKELLKRKFPFSKLAESGANTLIFPNLSSGNIAYKLLQSTTDYKVIGPILNGFKKSAHVLQLGSSVEEIVDIAMIASIDAAYKSE